One Nitrospiria bacterium genomic window, GACCTCCGTAATCGGGGATATTCCGTGTGTGGGTTTGGTCATAAACAAACCCCGCAATGGCAAAGAGCATTCCCGTGGCCAGCGCATGGGCAAACATGTAAAGAACCGCCCCGGTCATACTGATCATATTTAGTGCAGCCATTCCTAAAAAAATATATCCCATATGGCTACTACTGGAATAGCCGATCACATACTTGGTGTCTTTTTGGAAGAATGCCACTAACCCCCCGTAGATAATACTAAACACGCAGAGCATTGCGGCCACCCACATCCATTCACGGGTTGCATCGGGAAGAATATAATATCCTACCCGGATGATGGAAAAATGACCGAGTTTCATCAAAACACCGGCGTGAAGCATGCTGGTTGCGGCAGGAGCGGAGGCATGGCCCACCGGCGACCAGGAATGCATTGGCCATAGGGGGGCAATGGAAGCAAACCCGAAAAAGATGAGGAAAAAAATAATGGCTTGGAGAACTTTCGGAAAATGATTCCCCGCAGCCTCCAGTTCAACAATATTAAAAGTGTTCAATCCTGAATTGATATAAATTAAAAAAATTCCAAGCAATGCAACCACCGCCCCAAAGGAAAGAAACAGGGTCAGTTTCATGGCGGCGTATTCTTTACTGTTACTGGCAAAATTGAAAATAAAGGAAAGGGAATCCCGTTTGGTTTTATCCCCCATTTCCAGGTACCCTTTGGTATGACTTCCCCATACGCCAATGAGCAGGTACATGGGAAGAACCGACATTTCATAAAAAAAGTAAAGAAAAAATAAATCAAGGGAGACATACACCCCAATGGTTGCGGAGGCAAGAAGCAAAAGAAAAATGTAAAACTCCTTGGCACGGTCTTTGATATACCAAGAAATAAAAACACCTGTAAAAAGAAGGATAGAAGAGGCCAAAACCAACGGAACACTGATCCCATCCACACCCAAATAAAAGGAGATCCCCAGCGCCTCCGACCACATATATTGTTCTTGGAATTGAAAACCTCCTTTATGAAAATCAAAGGTATAGAGAAGGTAAAAAGACAAAATAAAGGAGATAAAGCTAGACCCCACCGCCACACCCCGAACCAAAAGGGGTTTTTCATTAGAAATGAAAATTAAAATAACCGCCCCTAAGATGGGGGCAAACAATATGATTGATAAGAGATGATCCACCCTTAAAAAGACTCCCGATTTAATTGAATGGACCCGTCAAGGGTCAAAATAGAAGAATCAATATTATCCCCGAGAGCAAAGAGAGGTAAACTCTCTCTCGGGGAATGCTCCGGAGTAAAGGCACCTCGCAATAACACCATTTCTGGATCCCTGTGTGTTTTCCCTGTTTGTGGATTTAAAATTTGTTCTTTCAATTCTTTTTGCCCTCTTTCTGAACCCACAAAGGTCACTGAATTTTTCCCCTTAATACGGACCGTTAAATCACCTACTGAACCATTGATCAACCTCAAAACGGGGGAAGGATACACGCCAATCCAAAAAATTAAAATGACCAAAATCAAGCTGATGGCAAACTCTTTTTTTCCAAGATCCTGAATGGTTCCAAGATCCATCCGTTTCAAAGGCCCAAAAATGGACCGTTCAAAATACCAAATGAGATAAGCCGCAGCCAAAATAACACCAATGACCCCAAAGGCCCCATACCACCAAGAAGACATAAAAGCGCCCCACAGGATCAAAAATTCTCCGATAAAAACGTTGGTTCCGGGAAGGGCCAAACTGGAAAGAAGGACCATAAAAAAGAAGGCAGTTAAAACAGGCCATCGTTTTACCAACCCCCCCATCTCTGATATCTCCCGGGATTTGATCCGGTTCTCCAAGAATCCCACCATTAAGAAAAAAGCGGAGGTGGTAATTCCCAAGTTAATCATTTGAAGGAGTCCCCCTTGAATACCTTGATAATTGAGCGCAAAAAGACCGAGGGTAACAAAACCCAAATGGCTGATACTGGAATAGGCCAATAACCCTCGAATATCCGTTTGAATCAAAGCAATCAGTGCCCCGTAAATAATCGCAATCAGGGACAGAACCATCATCAAAGGGGCAAAATAAACTGAAGCTTCCGGTAATAAAGGTAGAGAAAAGCGAATAAACCCATAAGCCCCCAGCTTAATTCCCGCCAAAATCACACCCATTGCAATGGGACCTTCTTTCAATGCATCGGGAAACCAGGTGTGAAAAGGAACCATGGGACCTTTGAAGGCAAATGCGAAAAAGAAGAAAATAAAAACCCATATCTGTTTTTCAAAACTAAGAGGAACAACAAGAAGATCCAACAAATCAAAGGAATAAACCTTGGAGAGATCCTGACTCAATGCAAATTCATGGTAATTCATGTAGAGAATTGCCATTCCGATTAACATCAGAACACTTCCGGTGAGCGTATAAACCATAAACTTCATGGCGGCGTAATCCCTGCGGGCCCCTACACCCCAAACCCGGATAAGAAAATACATGGGAATTAACATAACTTCCCAGAAAAGGAAAAACATAAAGAGGTCCATGGCCACAAAGACCCCAATGACGGTTCCTTCCAAAATTAAGAGGCAAAGAATATAGTAACGGACATACTCGGTAATAGTCCCCCAGGAATAAAGAAGGACCAAAAAGGAAAGGAGAATGGTAATCACAACCAATAACAGGCTGATTCCATCAACGCCCACATGGTAGCTAATGCCCAGGGGAGGAATCCAATTTAACCTCTCCACAAATTGGAAGGCCGAGGTCTCCCGAACAAAGAAGCCAATCAAAAGGAGAGAGAAAAACAACAGGACAATATTCACACCCAGGCTGATTTTTCTAGCCTGTTGGTCCTCACTGACCATCCAAACCCCAAAGGCCCCCAAAATGGGCAAAAAAACCAAAAGGCTTAAGATCGGAAACCCAATCTGTTCGGTTGCGAAAATTTCCTGCACGCTTCTCTCCGGTTAGGAAGCCATCATTCGGAAGGCAACCAGCAAAAAGACATTCAATAAAACAAAAAGCCCAAATACAATAATAGCCGCATAATGGTGGACCAATCCCGTTTGCATTAATTTTAAAAACGCGGCGGCAACATGGTTAAAATACGCCACAATATTTAAAAATCCATAAATTATATATTTCTCAATCCAGGTACTGAATGCCGCCCCTCCTTGAGCCATTCTTCCAACCCCTCGCACAAGACCGTCCACAAAATTCCGATCAAACATCCAAAGAAACACACCCCAAATTTTACTGGTTTGAACAATGAACCGGTCATAGAATTCATCCACCCAATATTTATTGAGTAAAATAGAGTAAGCCCCTTGATACCTTTCAGAAAGTTTTGAAGGAATCGGTGTCGGTTCTTTATACATATTCCTGGCAACCAACCATCCCCCCACGGCAACAAAAACGGATATAGCAATTAAAACAAAATCCAACATAGAAAGGGCATGATGCTCTTTCCCTCCAGCCACGGAACCTAAAAAGTGATGGATCCAGCCAGTCTCAGGAGGAAATCCCAGAACCATTCCGCCCGCAATGGAGAGAAAGGCTAAAACCACCAGCGGATAGGTCATTATCTTAGGAGATTCATGAAGGTGATGAATGGCCTCATGTTCTACTCGGGATTCCCCGTGGAAGGTCAAATAAAAAAGGCGAAACATATAAAAAGCAGTTAAAAACGCGGTAAGGGTTCCCAATCCCCAGAGGATATAATGTCCTTCCTTAAATACACCTGCCAAGATTTCGTCCTTACTCCAAAACCCGGCCAACGGCGGAATACCGGCAATGGCAATGGCACCAACAAAAAAGGTCCAAGCCGTTGTGGGGATCT contains:
- a CDS encoding NADH-quinone oxidoreductase subunit M, which produces MDHLLSIILFAPILGAVILIFISNEKPLLVRGVAVGSSFISFILSFYLLYTFDFHKGGFQFQEQYMWSEALGISFYLGVDGISVPLVLASSILLFTGVFISWYIKDRAKEFYIFLLLLASATIGVYVSLDLFFLYFFYEMSVLPMYLLIGVWGSHTKGYLEMGDKTKRDSLSFIFNFASNSKEYAAMKLTLFLSFGAVVALLGIFLIYINSGLNTFNIVELEAAGNHFPKVLQAIIFFLIFFGFASIAPLWPMHSWSPVGHASAPAATSMLHAGVLMKLGHFSIIRVGYYILPDATREWMWVAAMLCVFSIIYGGLVAFFQKDTKYVIGYSSSSHMGYIFLGMAALNMISMTGAVLYMFAHALATGMLFAIAGFVYDQTHTRNIPDYGGLAKNMPFIAGVFIVAVAASFGLPGTVNFVGELMVIVGSWDAYPVQTVIAVLGIAITMFYLMRMLKNIFFGEFNPQWAHVRDASPVIDRLPLLIMVSCTVFYGIFPSHFIEVIKAGVYPLLALINGPGTMISQGGGF
- a CDS encoding NADH-quinone oxidoreductase subunit M, translated to MQEIFATEQIGFPILSLLVFLPILGAFGVWMVSEDQQARKISLGVNIVLLFFSLLLIGFFVRETSAFQFVERLNWIPPLGISYHVGVDGISLLLVVITILLSFLVLLYSWGTITEYVRYYILCLLILEGTVIGVFVAMDLFMFFLFWEVMLIPMYFLIRVWGVGARRDYAAMKFMVYTLTGSVLMLIGMAILYMNYHEFALSQDLSKVYSFDLLDLLVVPLSFEKQIWVFIFFFFAFAFKGPMVPFHTWFPDALKEGPIAMGVILAGIKLGAYGFIRFSLPLLPEASVYFAPLMMVLSLIAIIYGALIALIQTDIRGLLAYSSISHLGFVTLGLFALNYQGIQGGLLQMINLGITTSAFFLMVGFLENRIKSREISEMGGLVKRWPVLTAFFFMVLLSSLALPGTNVFIGEFLILWGAFMSSWWYGAFGVIGVILAAAYLIWYFERSIFGPLKRMDLGTIQDLGKKEFAISLILVILIFWIGVYPSPVLRLINGSVGDLTVRIKGKNSVTFVGSERGQKELKEQILNPQTGKTHRDPEMVLLRGAFTPEHSPRESLPLFALGDNIDSSILTLDGSIQLNRESF